A region from the Dinoroseobacter shibae DFL 12 = DSM 16493 genome encodes:
- a CDS encoding multidrug effflux MFS transporter, translated as MTKRPASRFLDRNTPPHLATLVLMAGVAALSMNVFLPSLPGMAVYFDAEYAVMQLSVSLYLMMTAVLQLLVGPLSDRYGRRPVMLISTALFALATLGAIFAPTVEVFLACRMAQAVIASALVLSRAIVRDMVGQAEAASLIGYVTMGMAIVPMIGPALGGLLDETFGWRASFWLLFAAAVAMLWLIWSDLGETAPNRSGGFRAQVAEYPELLKARRFWGYVAAAAFASGVFFAFLGGAPYLGSEVFGLSPAILGIYFGAPALGYVLGNFLSGRFSIRIGINRMILWGSLITSVGMAASILIYAAGLTHPLSFFALTATVGIGNGMIIPNATAGSLSVRPHLAGTASGLGGAIMVGGGAAMSVLAGILLPLGTGPYPLQALMLLTSLGSTVAVIYVMRRERDLTAQPSA; from the coding sequence ATGACAAAACGCCCCGCCAGCCGCTTTCTTGACCGCAATACCCCCCCGCATCTGGCCACGCTGGTGCTCATGGCGGGGGTTGCCGCGCTGTCGATGAACGTGTTTTTGCCCTCCCTGCCGGGCATGGCGGTCTATTTCGATGCCGAGTACGCGGTGATGCAGCTGTCGGTCTCGCTCTACCTGATGATGACCGCCGTCTTGCAGCTGCTGGTGGGGCCGCTGTCGGATCGCTACGGGCGGCGGCCGGTGATGCTGATCTCTACGGCGCTGTTTGCCCTGGCGACCCTCGGGGCGATCTTCGCACCGACGGTCGAGGTCTTCCTGGCCTGCCGCATGGCCCAGGCGGTGATCGCCTCGGCCCTGGTGCTGAGCCGGGCCATCGTGCGCGACATGGTGGGGCAGGCCGAGGCGGCCTCGCTGATCGGCTATGTCACCATGGGCATGGCGATCGTGCCGATGATCGGCCCCGCCCTCGGCGGCCTGCTGGATGAAACCTTCGGCTGGCGGGCGAGCTTCTGGCTGCTCTTTGCCGCTGCCGTCGCGATGCTCTGGCTGATCTGGAGCGACCTGGGCGAGACCGCACCCAACCGTTCGGGCGGCTTCCGGGCGCAGGTCGCGGAATATCCCGAACTGCTCAAGGCCCGGCGTTTCTGGGGCTATGTCGCCGCGGCCGCCTTTGCATCGGGCGTCTTTTTCGCCTTCCTGGGCGGTGCGCCCTATCTCGGCTCCGAGGTGTTCGGGCTCAGCCCCGCCATTCTCGGAATCTATTTCGGGGCGCCTGCGCTCGGCTACGTGCTCGGCAATTTCCTGTCGGGCCGGTTCTCCATCCGCATCGGGATCAATCGCATGATCCTCTGGGGTTCGCTCATCACCTCGGTGGGCATGGCGGCGTCGATCCTGATCTATGCCGCCGGTCTGACCCATCCGCTGAGCTTTTTTGCCCTGACCGCCACGGTGGGGATCGGCAACGGCATGATCATCCCCAACGCCACCGCGGGCAGCCTGTCGGTGCGTCCGCACCTGGCCGGCACCGCCAGCGGGCTGGGTGGCGCGATCATGGTGGGCGGCGGCGCGGCCATGTCGGTGCTGGCGGGCATCCTTCTGCCGCTGGGCACCGGGCCCTACCCGCTGCAGGCACTGATGCTTCTGACCTCGCTCGGCTCCACTGTCGCGGTGATCTACGTGATGCGCCGGGAGCGCGACCTGACCGCCCAGCCCAGCGCCTGA
- a CDS encoding helix-turn-helix domain-containing protein has protein sequence MATQKLYAGAKLRETRTGLGLTQKLFAEKLGVSLPYLNQMENNNRPVSSTVLLALAQEFGFDVTQLSTGEAERLVSDMREALADPVFGETPPPLADLRLAASNAPALARAFLELHRHYRQTHERLASLDEALGREGSSLQPSPWEEVRDFFHYCDNYIDAVDHAAEHIANQIDGELESGARRLLSRKGLAVQYSDSADLRHFNPQSGVLTLSTRAAAPTRRFQLLVQLGLVTQNDLLEATLDLARFQTDEARAIAKLGLANYFAGAVLLPYRAFQAAAAETRHDLERLADRFGASIEQVAHRLSTLQRPGAKGIPFFFVRVDQAGTITKRHSATRLQFARYGGACPLWNVHQAFETPGRFLRQLAETPDGVRYLCLARDVSKSGGSWGAPTRRYAIGLGCEVRHAPALVYGDGLDLSQGFEPIGISCRICERSACHQRSVPPLERKLSVDPGLRGVLPYEVDTG, from the coding sequence ATGGCCACCCAGAAACTCTATGCCGGCGCGAAGCTGCGCGAGACCCGCACCGGGCTCGGCCTGACCCAGAAGCTCTTTGCCGAGAAACTGGGCGTGTCCCTGCCCTATCTGAACCAGATGGAGAACAACAATCGCCCGGTCTCCAGCACCGTGCTGCTGGCGCTGGCGCAGGAGTTCGGCTTCGACGTCACCCAGCTCAGCACCGGGGAGGCGGAGCGGCTGGTGTCGGACATGCGCGAGGCGCTGGCCGATCCGGTCTTCGGGGAAACGCCGCCACCGCTCGCCGATCTGCGGCTCGCGGCGTCCAACGCCCCGGCCCTGGCGCGCGCCTTTCTCGAACTGCATCGCCACTACCGCCAGACCCATGAACGGCTGGCATCGCTCGATGAGGCGCTGGGGCGCGAAGGCTCCAGCCTGCAACCCTCGCCCTGGGAAGAAGTGCGCGACTTCTTCCACTATTGCGACAATTACATCGACGCCGTGGACCACGCCGCCGAGCATATCGCCAACCAGATCGACGGAGAGTTGGAATCCGGCGCCCGGCGCCTGCTGTCGCGCAAGGGGCTGGCCGTGCAATACAGCGATAGCGCCGATCTGCGCCATTTCAACCCGCAATCGGGGGTGCTGACCCTGTCCACCCGGGCGGCCGCGCCCACCCGCCGGTTCCAGCTGCTGGTGCAACTGGGGCTGGTGACCCAGAACGACCTGCTGGAGGCGACGCTGGATCTCGCACGGTTCCAGACCGACGAGGCCCGCGCCATCGCCAAGCTGGGCCTGGCCAATTACTTCGCCGGTGCGGTGCTGCTGCCCTATCGCGCATTCCAGGCGGCGGCGGCCGAAACCCGCCACGACCTGGAACGGCTCGCGGACCGGTTCGGCGCCTCGATCGAACAGGTGGCGCATCGCCTTTCGACCCTGCAACGCCCGGGTGCCAAGGGCATCCCCTTCTTCTTCGTGCGGGTGGATCAGGCGGGCACGATCACCAAGCGGCACTCGGCCACCCGGCTGCAATTCGCCCGCTATGGCGGGGCCTGCCCGCTGTGGAACGTGCACCAGGCGTTCGAGACACCGGGCCGGTTCCTGCGCCAGCTGGCCGAGACCCCGGACGGGGTCCGCTACCTGTGCCTGGCGCGCGATGTGTCGAAATCCGGCGGCAGCTGGGGCGCGCCCACCCGCCGCTATGCCATCGGCCTCGGCTGCGAGGTGCGCCATGCCCCGGCGCTGGTCTATGGCGACGGACTCGACCTCAGCCAAGGGTTCGAGCCCATCGGCATTTCCTGCCGCATCTGCGAGCGCAGCGCCTGCCACCAGCGCTCCGTCCCGCCGCTGGAGCGCAAGCTCAGCGTCGATCCGGGGCTGCGCGGTGTGCTGCCCTACGAGGTGGATACCGGCTGA